The DNA window AAAATTTTATGGTATCTGGGAAAGGGGACGTTAATAACCGACTCATCACTTTGCTTACAAGAAACAGTAGCAATTTAAAACTACTTTATACGTAAAACTTTATAGAcgtatttttattgttgtaagagcaaatgatataaaataaaccataataaaaactttaaaattaaattttaaaattcaaattttgatttacgtTACAACAATGATGCCCTAATGCAGCGTTTGAAGTCAATGTTCTGAACCCATCTCATATGTATGAAAAAGAACAATcatattagcatatgattaatttagcATTAgttaaaaacttgaaaaataaattaacatgctttttaaaagcaactattctacaattttttttaaaaataatcattagCAATTCAGGAAGTATACACGTGAAAAACAAGAGTagaaatataaactaaaagaAACGAACACTACCTAATTatgttatttacttttttttatctcgaattgatcatcatataccGTAAAGTTTAGCACCAAGACTAAGAATCTATTTAATCCACATGGAAAGAGCTAGCCATTCATGTATTTTGgaaatttgttaattatataGAAGCCGATTGGAATATTGGATAGAtgcatgaaaatatttaatgtgtaTATAAATCGAATGGTTCTCATTTGGGCTATCTTCCCTTCCGTGATTATTAATTTGagaattcttttttcttataaaatgaTAAGATTAGGATGGGGAGTAGCATAACTCTCCTTGTGCGGTTACGTGGACTTCCACGAACCGTGTGGACTTTTGAGGTTTGAGGCTTTGACTGGGAAAATTGGTTCATTTTCATTCCCTTCACAATGATGCCGGCATCTCCATATATCCTTGGTCAGCAGTAGTACTTACCACCAGCCTTTCTTCCTGATCCTTTATTTTCCAGAGTCGCACAGACATGCAGCTGTTTCGCACATCACAGCACTGCAAAAAGATTCAGGCCAAAGTGTAAATGCCTATCATTACAATCACACTAAAATAAGGAATCCATAAAGCTTTAAGATTCTTATGGATAAAggtttgcaaagaaaaagctTGCTGACCTCCAATAGCAAGAGCCTCGTGTGCCTAGATCCAAATATTCAATAAGGTCGCCAAGACACTGAAATAACCATGAATACAATATGCCCGTAGTACTTTATTATTGGAGCGCACATCACTTAACATTTCATTCCTCTCTTTTCGAAGCACATCAAAATTATAAGCTACATTGCATGATTGTTCCTATTTTAATCAACCTTATGATACTTGCGAGAAATTAAGAATCAAAGTGGACGAAATATGCACCGGTTTAGGATACAGCATCATATCTCCTGTTGGATTCACTATGGCCACTGTTGAAAGACCATTTTGCTTGGGGATTATGCTTGCTCCCCAGGACCACTGGCATTTAGCAACAGGGTCAACTGCTGTTGCACCTCCTCCGGTgtcaccgccgcccgccggcctACACCGCGCAACCGGTGCGTCGATCCCCAGACGGGGTAGCCAATGTGGCCCTCCAGTCTGTGGCAACACGGGGGCCATAGAGTTCTTAAGAGTAAAGAAGTAGCAACTTGATGGACCTCATGGGCAGTAGATAAAACAAGAAATGCCAGTGCCTTCTCCCTACATGTTTGTGGGGACCTGAATGCATCAAAATGAGAGCAGATTAGAGAGAATCCAAAGGTAGGTTGCATGTGAATGTGATTGTGCAAACAAGAGTATCTCTTAAAACATCTAAAGAAAACAAGAGTATCTCTTATCTCCCCATTGGAAGAAACTTGCAACAACTAGGAAGGATAACACATGGGTCATTGGCTCATTGACACTAAATCTATACAGGAACATCCATGCATTCTTTTGCATCTATTATCTggtaatttcaaatttttataaaagcaAACTGTCGAATGCATCATCTTATAAAGAAATATGAGGCATTTAAAGAATAAGAACACAGAAAATTTCTAATATGTGCCCAAACAAGCCCAACATAAAGGTTTTATCTGATTTCTTTTACAGGTTCCCAATAAGAAACTAAGCAATCATATTATTACCGCCGGTTGTATCAGCAACAACATTACGAAAGAATTGATCTTTCTGGATTGAAGTACTAGCTTAGGCTCAACTTCTGAAACAAGCTCAACTCATCTAGAAAAGTATAGAATGTCCTGACAgatctttgtttttcttattttaattaGGGAGATTTATAGATCTATGAGAGCGATCTTACCTTAAGAACACACAATCTTATGGGATTCCAAGTTAGACATAGATCCATATGTCAGCAACAACGATGCATAAATATGCACAGTGCAATCATAGGATTTCTAGTTTGTCAAAACaatgaattaaatatatactagctGCATGTAAAAGAGCTTCCGGTAGAAGGATAAAGATCAACAATGGCTCCTTACCCTTTTGCCTCTTCCATGCCCTTTTGCGGTTTTTAAGATGAGAGTGGGGCAACAACTTACAAGGAACagtaaaaaaagaagacaGGACAAAAATCACAAGGCCCAACACGGAAATTTCTCATGCTTCTAGGGAGcatcctttttatttgttttctttttcttgggaAGCTAGTTACACCATTTTGAGTTGTCCATGTTAGAGGAGCCCACAAAAGGAAAATGACAAGGTTGGTGCTGGAGCCAATATGAGCATAGGTCCCTGTGTTAAATTTTGCATCTGTATGTTTGCTAGTGTTCTGTGGGTTACAGCGTCAGATTTCCTTTTATATGACGACAGCATGCTCTAGCCCCTCTCTAGTTCCTTCAAGTACCCTTTTGTGCCCAGCCCAAGTAATAATGTAAAAGAGTGACCAACCTACTGTCTGCATAGACAACATAAACTGCAAATTCAGAACTATGAAAGTTCCCTAAGCTCAAATTGTCAGAAGTCTGATCTTTAggaaatggtttatttttcaactcaGCTCGATTAAACCCAACTAGTGGCACTTGTTAGATTAAAAGTTAGACTTGTGAGAAAAGAGTAATGCCTGTGACACTACTTATAGATACTATGAATTtaagtattttctttttatacagaAATGAAGTTTTCATTCATACCCTTTATAATAATGCATATGCAGGACGACAGGAAACTAGATGTCACAAGCCTCTACTAGCATGTAATATTGTAAATTGTGCAAGAAGATGATATCTGCTACATTTTTCTAaagaacaattttatcataaatacCCATATATAGATCGTATGGATAACATCTGTAATAATGGCTTTATCAGACCCTAGAATTATTAAGCTTAGCTTCAAATTTACAATATCTGAACTAATCAAGGAATAGGCATCGTACGTGCAGAATTAATAATCATAACTATCGCAAAATTTCAGGCAATGCGTTATTGCTgaattttaatagaaaaaaaggttATATCTTTTCCATATCATGTGGAAATTGATATTTGACTTATACATACGCAACTAGTACATATCAATATGCATGTAGTACTTCTTAGTGTGCTGTTCCTTGGGGTGCATTTTAACACAAAGGAGTTAAATTGGTCCCAACACGACAATTAGTAATAggttttaccaaaaaaaaaaagccattTTCACCCCTATCTTGTGCTGAAATGGTAATAAAAGAACTTTTTCTGTCTAATTTTCAGAACATGGGTTTGATTAAAATAGTTCTGAGAGACAATGATAATAGcatacttaattaataaataaattagatctTGTGAAAGTAACTGGACCAAAACCATACAAGTACATTGCACCATAGAAAATAAAGGCCTGATTGCAGCTACAAAATGCTAACTAATGCACGAGCAGATGTATTATCATTGCCCAGATGATTCCAAATTAAAGAATATTGGGTACTCTGATCAGGGGAGACGTTACAGGAGGAGGAACAAGAGTGTGCGAggacaacagcagcagcaggaaccAGAAGTTCCATTCTGATGAGAAATTCCAGGAAACCAGGATGGTAGGGCAGTTAGCAGATCAAGATCAAATAGAAATAGTCTTGATTCAAATAAACAGGTAATTGAGGGCAGGGACAGGTGCCAGCACAGACGAAGGCAGTCCCAGCTTGTATTTTCAGACAGTGTTCGGATGGATGTGCACGGCTTACAGTTTACATTGAGAACCCTCCTCAAGCTAAATGCAATCAAATGGGACCAACTGTGGTGAATAAGACAGGTTTTGCAAAACCTGTGCAAATTGCAAATTTTACTCGTTATATTTTGTCCCATCCCCTATGATATGTTTTAGTCATCAGCTACCCCTTATTTCACCATCATGGCTTCAATTCCTCTGCACCCCATCCTTCACCTAATAGTGAACTATATAATTTGAGGAGTCTCCTTCTATGTACAGTATTAAATACAGATTAGCATTTGACTCCAGTCTCTGGGATCAGATGCCTGCCTTTCTAATTTCTTGTCAGCTAATTGATTAACccataaaacattaaataactCATCTTGACTATTTAGAGGTCAAACATTACAGCTTGTTGTTCCAATACTGTAAAGGTTTACGTTATCCAGTGCCTCAATAGCTCCCAAAAATGGGGGCATTAAAGTCTGTAGCAAAAGATTAACGAGGAAAGCTATTGCCTATTCAGTTCACCATgctaaaataaatgtttaagAGAACACACAATGCACACAGAGCAGGAACAATTACCTCAAGAAATTTTTAAGAGAGCACACATTGCACATAGAGCGGGAATGATTACCTTAAAAAGCCAGGTTTTGTAGACTTCCTCCTTTTGGTCCTCTTGGTTGGTATACTTCCACGTAGTTTACTGAGGATAATGTCATGCATTTGTGAACTGAAACTCAGCTTCTTCAATTAAGCTCTGCCCTGGAGCCTTTTGCACACTCATCTTCCTCATCAGTCTCCTCACATTGCCTGCTTCTTCCCATCGTCCTGTTTCTGCATAAAGATTGCCCAACAACACATAGTTTCCTGAGTTCCACGGTTCAAGGTTAATAAGTTCTTTCAATGCCACTTCAGCAATACTGATCCCGGAATGAGCATGGCATGCGCTTAGAAGTGCACCCCATATCGCAGCGTTAGGCTTCATCGGCATGCCTTGAATCAGAGCATAAGCCTCCTCAAGAAGGCCAGACCTTCCAAGTAAATCTACCACACAACCATAATGCTCAACTGCTGGTTCAATACCATGGTCCAGTAGCATGCTCTGGAAGATgtcccttccaacatccgcaGCCCCAGCATGCGCACAGCACGCAAGCACCCCCAGAAATGTCACTCCATTGGGCTTCTCTCCGTGTGTCCTCATCTCCTGGTAAAGCTCGATGCCCTCAATCCCATGACCATTCAATGAAAATCCTGAGATCAAGGTGTTCCAGCTCACCACGCTCCGCTGACGCATTCCCTTGAATACCTCCCTTGCACTATGAACATCACCACACTTGCAATACATATCCATCACTGCATTTGCAACATGTACATTCCTGTCTAACAACCCACTCTTACGTGCATGCTCATGTGCCCATCTTCCCACCCTGATGTTCCCCAACCTCCCACAAACCGGCAACACAGCAGCAAGGGTTCCATCGTCTGGTGCCACCTCACCCTCCCTGACCATCTGCTCAAAGCACAAGACTGCAATGTCGTCCTGCTTGCACCACGCACACCCCACGATCATAGCATTCCAAGAAACCACGCTCCTCCTGGAGCGCTTATACCGCTGCATTTCGTCAAACAGGTGGTGTGCGGCGCGAAGATCGCTGGCTCGGAAACAGGCCGTGATGAGTATGTTGTAGGAGACGGTGCATTTGTTCTTCTGGGGAGTTTCGTCAAACAGGACGCGAGCGTATGGTAGAGGATACGGCTTGAGGAGCGCGAGAGAGATGGCGTGATGGGAAaggaagccgaggcggaggaggagcgcgtGGACCGCGGAGACGAGCGAAAGAGACGATATGGAACCTAGGAGGGGCAGGAACGAGAGGCGATCGGGtgcgtggaggcggcggagggaggagagcaGCCCGAacgcgagcggcggcgaggacgcggaGAGTGACTTGATGGCGGCGTTGAGGAGAGGCAGCGGGGGCGGGGCGTGAGGCGGGATGAGGCGCAGAAGCGActgagccggcggcggcggggaggagaggagaaggagcgcggcgaggaagaggtggtgcggggagggaggggacgACGGGAGGCAGTGGCGGACGGCGAAGGCGAGAAGCTCgagcgggcgccgccgcgcgggagGGGAGTGGTGCAGGAGGTGGAGTAGGCGTCTCTCCGCCGTGCGCGGGTGCCACCCGtccggcgtcgtcgccgcggcggacagcggcggcggctcgccggCAGCGCAAGACATCAGCAGCGCGGGAGGTTTGAGCTTCTGGCGGGCATGTTCGCGCCGTGATTCGTGCAACTCATGATACCACTACTCTACGAGAGTGTTAATTGGAATACGTGTCAAAATCTCACAAATACCACCgataaacacttaattctaaaaataccATCAACGAGagtaagttttataatatactatgatacaaatgaatttgtctaaaaaatactatcacCGCTAGGAAAACCCTAAcattgatgatatttttaacaaagttGTTTGTACAATAATATCATGTAGAAGTCATACtcgtcaatgacattttttaaatatagatgtttatcaatgatattttttaaattttctcgtataaatttgattaattgaaaaattgacattaaaatttagctatttGAAACAATAACCGTGTATCTATGCGCTTAGTCACCTTGATGCACTCGTGCACTCAACCAATCTTGCCACTTCGATATTGATCCAAAGGACAAAAATGAAGAGTGGTCTTATTTTTACACGAAATCATCCTTAACATGTTGTAGGTTTATACATAACCACTCATTTTTGTTCTCACGTGTCAAGTTCAGATCTAAGCTTCTATGTTTTTCAAGATAATGTATTCAAGCTACTGATTTTACCCAGGttcaataatttattattggtATTGTCTCTTTCCATAATATATCTCTCTCTCAGTGGCGGCCTATATGGGTGGGCCGGTACGGGGTTATGAGCTCCGAGCTGGGCCATATCACAGGAATACTGTATATTATTTCTCCAAACTATTGCACAATTATTACAGAAAGACTAAGCAAAGTCTCTTCCTTTTATCTGTAGATAGTAAGTAGACCTACTGAAAGTTTTGATCAGCAGCGAACTGGCAACAAGATTCAGAACTCACAGGCCATGGCGCCATGGGAGCAGCAGTGTGATGACAGTGTCAGTGTCAGATTTGGAGCTTGCTGGCGAGGTACCAGGAGTGCATGGCCAGGCTGCCGAAGGCCATGATGTTGGCCAGAGACGACAGGCCGTGGATCATCCCGAACTTCTTGTTCATCGCCGTCAGCGCCGGGCtcgtcttcgccgccgccgt is part of the Oryza brachyantha chromosome 11, ObraRS2, whole genome shotgun sequence genome and encodes:
- the LOC102718315 gene encoding pentatricopeptide repeat-containing protein At1g09190-like, which encodes MSCAAGEPPPLSAAATTPDGWHPRTAERRLLHLLHHSPPARRRPLELLAFAVRHCLPSSPPSPHHLFLAALLLLSSPPPPAQSLLRLIPPHAPPPLPLLNAAIKSLSASSPPLAFGLLSSLRRLHAPDRLSFLPLLGSISSLSLVSAVHALLLRLGFLSHHAISLALLKPYPLPYARVLFDETPQKNKCTVSYNILITACFRASDLRAAHHLFDEMQRYKRSRRSVVSWNAMIVGCAWCKQDDIAVLCFEQMVREGEVAPDDGTLAAVLPVCGRLGNIRVGRWAHEHARKSGLLDRNVHVANAVMDMYCKCGDVHSAREVFKGMRQRSVVSWNTLISGFSLNGHGIEGIELYQEMRTHGEKPNGVTFLGVLACCAHAGAADVGRDIFQSMLLDHGIEPAVEHYGCVVDLLGRSGLLEEAYALIQGMPMKPNAAIWGALLSACHAHSGISIAEVALKELINLEPWNSGNYVLLGNLYAETGRWEEAGNVRRLMRKMSVQKAPGQSLIEEAEFQFTNA